A stretch of Fusarium fujikuroi IMI 58289 draft genome, chromosome FFUJ_chr10 DNA encodes these proteins:
- a CDS encoding related to gluconate 5-dehydrogenase has product MSSEQLSAGSLFSLDGLVAVVTGGGSGIGLMFVKALLLNGAAKVYIAGRRKEKLDEVTSSLGDKVVGVQCDVTSKSDLQNMVSQIEKDTGYVNLLVCNSGIGGPQVKPITPETTLEEWAKSNFDTDFGDYVNTFAINTASVWFTSMAFLPLLKKGNEKGNVEQTSQVIVTSSIAAFNKKAPGGWAYGQSKAGAVLAAKQLAVALPQWNIRANCIAPGLFPSEMSEPIVKMYTDESGQPGAVPTSMAPLRRMGDEKDMSGTFLYLASRAGGYCNGTVIVVDGGRLSNFPTTN; this is encoded by the exons ATGTCTTCAGAACAACTCAGCGCTGGCTcactcttcagcctcgatgGCCTTGTCGCGGTCGTGACAGGCGGAGGTTCAG GCATCGGCCTCATGTTCGTCAAGGCGTTGCTCCTAAACGGTGCCGCAAAGGTCTACATCGCTGGTAGAAGGAAGGAAAAACTAGACGAAGTCACCAGCTCATTGGGTGACAAGGTCGTTGGGGTCCAGTGCGACGTCACCTCCAAGTCAGATCTGCAGAACATGGTCTCTCAGATTGAGAAGGACACTGGGTACGTCAACCTGTTGGTGTGCAACTCTGGTATCGGAGGAccccaagtcaagccaatcaCTCCCGAAACAACCTTGGAAGAATGGGCCAAGTCCAACTTTGACACTGATTTCGGTGACTATGTCAACACGTTCGCCATCAATACCGCGTCGGTTTGGTTCACCAGCATGGCCTTTCTCCCActtttgaagaagggcaacGAGAAGGGAAATGTCGAGCAGACTTCACAAGTTATCGTTACTAGCTCCATCGCCGCATTCAACAAGAAAGCCCCCGGCGGTTGGGCATACGGGCAGTCCAAGGCTGGAGCTGTTCTAGCAGCCAAGCAGCTTGCCGTTGCCCTTCCCCAGTGGAACATCAGAGCCAACTGCATAGCTCCTGGAT TATTCCCCAGCGAAATGTCAGAGCCTATCGTCAAGATGTACACCGATGAGTCGGGACAGCCTGGTGCCGTGCCAACCTCAATGGCACCACTACGAAGAATgggagatgagaaggatatGTCGGGAACCTTCCTCTATCTTGCATCTCGAGCGGGCGGATATTGTAATGGCACAGTTATAGTCGTCGATGGCGGTCGCTTGAGTAACTTTCCGACCACGAATTAG
- a CDS encoding related to TOB3 (member of AAA-ATPase family) yields MARTAQTRAKRGGRRNTTNNTRNTRNHKENDLEYMALKQEAERRERILADRRRTAAKWRPKIPEVRKVNFENFKNRFQDIDEPDYAIDVLMSGTGTQAQIRREHGLRRREEMARLRQKYMYYPGGGVIETPHRKTDAYERARRERDSQPSSDSEIQRIRIQSQPILGHLTALMNDTEKRSSPRTFMRPFKTLVHFQPKMREILATLEDKWADFEDIGSESSEVVDVAEETEAEVVDEEEAAEDGDDAASQTSEASSIESVDSDADEDYDNLMDSPEALRDMRCYVDFVDKEVLPLYNRFEGSTADRVKFDDLWSLFRVGDLIYMPASGETGGRYHEIWRVYKVRSPEPETSYPTSGWDFFADEQQIDENSKFKISAYYIDHDGNTFGAVRRKFEIESFIGERSIDSLEAFPIRYRHDYKQLLSSMQDQGRKFINYLDDRHQQYSAWTLTRNPPSHRTEPEEEILDNEDYEKMRHPEFVESDVIVDLTEAYQKMPDWRPRFHQLTINKSSRCEIKDDEMPIQHWFNGTRQNLAYSQNEIIQHADGVEARQRRDNLAVDAFLRVRVKGSRTFETNTKALELRDEDLVLLPKRMFAYALRERRFLPIDLNVLKPVRREPGVFENLRIQSDYKDVVRGLVMSHFQRKVLERKYADAATEGPSQDLIQGKGRGLVVLLHGVPGVGKTATAEAVAMENRKPLFVITCGDLGLTPHEVESSLKNVFRLAHLWDCVLLLDEADVFLSQRSKQDMKRNALVSVFLRVLEYYNGLLFLTTNRVGTIDEAFKSRIHLSLYYPPLDKTQTRDIFRLNIGKLKQIEAERHRMTGEPALVIKENEIIDFAAKHYEELARSTGCWNGRQIRSAFQIASSLAIHNYANQAEAARSRGQSPPAAPVLDRTWFEKVQMSTQSFDRHMKKEAGSYDSEMPMRSTFQESKFD; encoded by the coding sequence ATGGCACGTACTGCACAAACAAGGGCCAAGCGTGGCGGCCGTCGCAACACCACAAACAACACGCGCAACACACGCAATCACAAAGAGAATGATCTCGAATACATGGCTCTCAAGCAAGAGGCAGAGCGACGCGAGCGCATCCTCGCTGACCGACGCCGAACTGCTGCCAAATGGCGACCCAAGATTCCAGAAGTCCGAAAGGTCAACTTCGAGAACTTCAAGAACAGATTCCAAGACATCGATGAGCCTGATTATGCCATTGACGTTCTGATGTCGGGTACTGGTACCCAGGCTCAGATCCGTCGCGAGCATGGTCTTCGTCGACGTGAGGAGATGGCTCGTCTCCGTCAGAAGTACATGTACTACCCTGGCGGCGGTGTTATTGAGACACCTCATCGTAAGACCGACGCCTATGAGAGGGCTCGTCGCGAGAGGGATAGCCAGCCATCTTCCGACTCTGAGATCCAGCGCATTCGTATCCAGTCCCAGCCCATCTTGGGCCATTTGACAGCTCTTATGAACGACACCGAGAAGCGATCGTCTCCCCGAACATTCATGCGACCCTTCAAGACTCTAGTCCACTTCCAACCCAAGATGCGAGAGATCCTTGCGACTCTTGAAGACAAGTGGGCTGACTTCGAGGACATTGGCAGCGAAAGCTCCGAGGTTGTCGATGTCGCTGAAGAGACTGAGGcagaggttgttgatgaggaggaggctgctgaagatggtgatgatgccgcTTCTCAAACATCTGAGGCTTCAAGCATTGAGTCGGTTGACTCCGACGCCGATGAAGACTACGATAATTTGATGGACAGTCCCGAGGCGCTGCGCGACATGCGATGCTACGTTGACTTTGTCGACAAGGAAGTGCTTCCTCTTTACAACCGCTTCGAGGGCTCAACCGCCGACCGCGTCAAGTTCGACGATCTCTGGTCTCTCTTCCGCGTCGGCGATCTCATCTATATGCCTGCATCTGGCGAGACAGGCGGCCGTTACCACGAGATCTGGCGCGTCTACAAGGTCCGAAGCCCCGAGCCCGAGACATCCTATCCCACCTCTGGCTGGGACTTCTTCGCAGATGAGCAGCAGATCGACGAGAActccaagttcaagatctCCGCTTACTACATCGATCATGATGGCAACACCTTTGGCGCCGTCCGACGCAAATTCGAGATTGAGTCGTTCATTGGAGAGCGATCAATTGACTCCCTCGAGGCCTTCCCCATCCGATACCGCCACGACTACAAGCAGCTTCTCAGCTCGATGCAAGACCAGGGCCgcaagttcatcaactaCTTGGATGACCGCCACCAGCAGTACAGCGCCTGGACCTTGACAAGGAACCCTCCCTCTCATCGCACCGagcctgaggaggagatccTCGACAACGAGGACTACGAGAAGATGCGACACCCTGAGTTCGTTGAGAGTGATGTCATCGTCGATCTGACAGAGGCTTACCAGAAGATGCCTGACTGGCGTCCGCGATTCCATCAGCTCACGATCAACAAGTCTTCACGATGCGAGATCAAAGACGACGAGATGCCTATCCAGCATTGGTTCAACGGCACCCGCCAGAACCTGGCATACTCCCAGAACGAGATCATCCAGCACGCCGATGGTGTCGAGGCCCGTCAGCGAAGAGATAACCTTGCGGTTGACGCTTTCCTCCGCGTTCGCGTTAAGGGCAGCCGAACCTTTGagaccaacaccaaggcTTTGGAGCTTCGTGATGaagaccttgttcttcttcctaAGCGTATGTTCGCTTATGCTCTTCGTGAGCGTCGCTTCTTGCCAATCGATCTCAACGTTCTCAAGCCCGTGCGACGCGAGCCTGGTGTCTTTGAGAACCTCCGCATCCAGAGCGACTACAAGGATGTTGTGCGCGGACTTGTCATGTCGCACTTCCAACGAAAGGTCCTTGAGCGCAAGTACGCTGATGCCGCGACCGAGGGACCTAGCCAGGATCTGATCCAGGGCAAGGGCCGTGGTCTTGTTGTGCTTCTGCATGGTGTTCCTGGTGTCGGAAAGACTGCCACTGCAGAGGCTGTCGCTATGGAGAACCGCAAGCCGCTGTTTGTCATCACTTGTGGCGATCTCGGTCTTACACCCCATGAGGTGGAGTCTTCGCTGAAGAACGTCTTCCGCCTCGCTCATCTCTGGGACTGTGTTCTTCTGCTTGACGAGGCGGATGTGTTCCTCTCTCAACGATCCAAGCAGGACATGAAGCGTAACGCCCTTGTCTCCGTCTTCCTCCGCGTTCTTGAGTACTACAACGGTCTTCTCTTCCTGACTACCAACCGAGTCGGCACAATCGACGAGGCCTTCAAGTCTCGTATCCACCTCTCCCTGTACTACCCTCCTTTGGACAAGACTCAGACACGCGACATCTTCCGCCTCAACATCGGCAAGCTCAAGCAGATTGAGGCCGAGCGCCACCGCATGACCGGGGAACCCGCTCTCGTCATTAAAGAGAACGAGATCATCGACTTTGCCGCCAAGCACTACGAAGAGCTCGCTCGATCAACTGGATGTTGGAACGGCCGACAAATCCGAAGCGCATTCCAGATCGCCTCGAGTCTCGCCATCCACAATTACGCCAACCAAGCCGAGGCAGCTCGATCTCGCGGTCAGAGCCCTCCTGCGGCGCCCGTTTTAGACAGGACTTGGTTTGAGAAGGTTCAGATGTCGACGCAGAGCTTTGACCGGCAcatgaagaaggaggccgGTAGCTATGATTCTGAGATGCCGATGCGAAGCACATTCCAGGAGAGCAAGTTTGACTAA
- a CDS encoding related to beta-galactosidase, with amino-acid sequence MFWLNVVPFAGLGSLFLDVASAQTKYEVQKPPLDTDWTSKVGTNPWPEHPRPQLKRDAWKSLNGIWTWRGDGDLSNPPKAGPLDREVLVPACIESALSGLQVLDEREFWYQRSFEVSDDWKNQTVLLHFEAVDYNSTVFVNGKEKTTHIGGYDRFTVDLTEDIKFGESNELLVFVNDPTDDQVIPIGKQTLRPSHIFYRSFSGIWQQVWLEAVPKDYITDLDLVAGADGEVTVTVHTSQESGKSAKLVIEGSDGTELASHEGTTDEEFTFTAKSPKLWWPDSPTLYNIIVTLDSGDKVQSYTGFRTISKGKVENVTRPLLNGEFVFQFGTLDQGFWPDGLYTPPNREAMVSDLKLLKKFGFNMVRKHIKYEPHLFYQACDELGLLVIQDMPSLPADGNRKPNDAEQAEFQRQFEILVKQHKSYTSIVTWVIYNEGWGQRDGSPEKSLTELVRKLDKSRLINSISGWNDHGFGDFHDNHNYAAPQCGTPFYSQPKTPYDPERIGIAGEYGGIGHNVSIDHLWNVKQAIDSIPETYEINEDLDSYNYRSGVLFRDIREQTQRFACSGAVYTQTSDVEGEVNGLITYDRRFVRPDVEKWQSEIASVYKAAASRGGRESDDNGKRAAGSLLDL; translated from the exons ATGTTCTGGTTAAATGTTGTCCCCTTTGCGGGGCTTGGCTCTCTGTTTCTCGACGTTGCTTCAGCGCAGACAAAATACGAGGTTCAAAAACCTCCACTTGACACAGACTGGACTTCCAAGGTCGGCACCAATCCTTGGCCGGAACATCCGCGACCGCAGCTCAAGCGCGATGCTTGGAAGAGCCTGAACGGCATCTGGACATGGAGAGGCGATGGCGACCTCAGCAACCCGCCCAAAGCAGGCCCTCTTGATCGTGAAGTGCTGGTCCCAGCTTGCATCGAAAGCGCTCTGTCAGGGTTGCAGGTTCTCGACGAGCGCGAGTTCTGGTACCAGAGGTCCTTCGAGGTATCGGATGACTGGAAGAACCAGACAGTCCTCCTTCACTTTGAGGCCGTCGACTATAACTCAACGGTATTTGTCAACgggaaagaaaagacgaCGCACATTGGGGGCTATGACCGTTTCACTGTCGACCTGACGGAGGACATCAAGTTTGGAGAGTCGAATGAGCT GCTCGTCTTTGTCAACGACCCGACAGACGATCAAGTTATCCCCATTGGCAAACAGACCTTGCGACCGAGTCACATCTTCTACCGCTCATTCTCAGGCATCTGGCAGCAAGTCTGGCTTGAGGCCGTTCCGAAAGACTACATCACCGATCTCGACCTCGTTGCGGGTGCAGATGGTGAAG TTACCGTAACAGTCCACACCTCTCAAGAGTCCGGTAAGTCCGCCAAACTGGTGATCGAAGGCAGCGATGGCACGGAACTGGCCTCCCACGAAGGAACGACCGATGAAGAGTTCACCTTCACCGCCAAGTCGCCAAAACTATGGTGGCCCGACTCCCCAACGCTTTACAACATCATTGTAACACTCGACAGCGGAGACAAGGTACAAAGTTACACCGGCTTTCGAACCATATCCAAAGGTAAAGTTGAGAACGTCACACGACCGCTCCTCAACGGCGAGTTCGTGTTCCAATTTGGAACTCTTGACCAAGGTTTCTGGCCCGATGGATTGTACACCCCACCGAACAGGGAGGCCATGGTCTCTGATTTGAAGCTCCTGAAGAAGTTTGGCTTCAACATGGTTCGCAAACAT atcaaataCGAGCCTCATTTGTTTTACCAAGCatgtgatgagcttggcctgTTGGTTATCCAAGATATGCCCAGTCTCCCTGCAGACGGCAATCGCAAGCCCAACGACGCGGAGCAAGCCGAGTTTCAGCGACAGTTCGAGATTCTTGTAAAACAACACAAGAGCTACACTTCAATCGTCACATGG GTTATCTACAACGAGGGCTGGGGTCAGCGAGACGGTTCTCCTGAGAAGAGCCTGACTGAGCTGGTTCGAAAGCTTGACAAGTCGAGACTCATCAACTCTATCAGCGGATGGAATGACCACGGATTTGGCGACTTCCAC GACAATCACAATTATGCTGCACCTCAATGCGGCACGCCATTCTACTCGCAGCCCAAGACTCCATACGATCCTGAGCGCATCGGCATTGCAGGCGAGTACGGTGGCATCGGTCACAACGTCTCGATAGACCA CCTCTGGAACGTCAAACAAGCCATCGATAGCATCCCGGAGACATACGAAATCAACGAGGACCTCGATTCATACAATTACCGATCCGGCGTCTTATTCCGAGACATTCGTGAGCAAACTCAGCGCTTCGCTTGCAGCGGTGCCGTGTATACCCAAACGAGTGATGTTGAAGGCGAGGTGAATGGTTTGATCACGTATGATCGTCGTTTCGTGAGGCCAGATGTTGAGAAATGGCAGAGTGAGATTGCCAGTGTATACAAGGCTGCAGCTTCTCGAGGTGGGCGTGAGTCTGATGATAATGGGAAGAGAGCAGCTGGGTCATTGTTGGACTTGTAG
- a CDS encoding probable purine nucleoside permease, translating into MSAQNSAAQGAQAQQPADAKISPKILLIAMFYEESRNWLSPESALQFPRKVRVPGSARGYEDIHVTETGEVALLVVGTALINASLSISALLTSPLFDLTKSYFVLTGIAGVNPKRATIGSVAFAKYAIQVDTQLEFDAREVPEEWGSGFVPMGADRPDQFPGIVHGSEVFELNANLRDYALSVARTVALTDSPKAAEHRALWKNSPGGVFDAAALDPTVLEGDVLSSNTFWHGHRISEAMEKVAKVYTSGQGEYTMTAQEDNALLAGLLNAALQGKVDFSRILLIRSASNFDRGHEDQPHQLPFVMDKGGLGPSTRNLYLTALKVIEGILEEWSTRFEAGIPAQNYIGDIFGSLGGTPGFGDKQNVEQIRSH; encoded by the exons ATGAGTGCACAGAACTCAGCTGCGCAGGGGGCCCAGGCCCAGCAGCCAGCAGACGCTAAAATATCGCCCAAAATCTTGCTTATCGCTATG TTCTACGAAGAATCAAGGAATTGGCTTTCTCCTGAGAGTGCTCTTCAGTTCCCTCGTAAAGTGCGCGTTCCGGGCTCGGCTAGAGGATACGAAGATATCCATGTCACAGAGACTGGCGAAGTCGCACTTTTGGTAGTCGGAACTGCCC TTATCAACGCATCTTTATCGATCAGTGCTCTCCTGACATCGCCACTCTTCGACCTCACAAAGTCATACTTTGTCCTGACCGGTATTGCAGGCGTTAATCCCAAGCGAGCTACTATTGGATCGGTTGCCTTTGCCAAATACGCCATTCAGGTTGACACGCAGCTTGAGTTTGATGCGAGAGAAGTCCCCGAGGAATGGGGGTCAGGGTTTGTTCCTATGGGAGCAGACAGGCCTGACCAGTTTCCCGGTATCGTGCATGGCTCTGAAGTATTCGAGCTTAATGCAAACTTGAGAGACTATGCTCTTTCCGTAGCCAGGACTGTTGCGCTTACAGACTCACcaaaggctgctgagcatcGGGCTTTATGGAAGAACTCTCCTGGTGGTGTTTTTGACGCAGCGGCTCTGGACCCAACTGTTCTTGAGGGAGATGTTCTGTCTTCCAATACCTTCTGGCATGGTCATAGAATCTCCGAGGCTATGGAGAAAGTTGCAAAGGTCTATACTTCAGGACAAGGAGAGTACACAATGACAGCCCAGGAGGATAATGCCCTTCTGGCTGGTCTCTTGAACGCAGCACTCCAAGGGAAGGTTGACTTTTCCCGAATCCTCCTGATTCGATCTGCTTCCAACTTCGACAGAGGACATGAGGATCAACCCCATCAACTTCCTTTCGTTATGGACAAAGGTGGTTTGGGGCCATCTACTCGCAACCTTTATCTTACTGCTCTGAAGGTAATTGAGGGGATCTTGGAGGAGTGGTCCACCAGATTCGAGGCTGGAATCCCTGCTCAGAATTATATCGGTGATATTTTTGGCTCACTTGGTGGCACACCTGGTTTTGGTGACAAGCAAAATGTTGAGCAAATAAGATCCCACTGA
- a CDS encoding related to sexual differentiation process protein isp4, with translation MTASVEKGLADAEVAAPNEGLVRPETSSGESVEEVLSAAGVGFKDDDPTLPCLTLRMWTIGIAFCLVGSGVNTLYTLRFPSISLSQSAIQFLAYPVGKAWEYAIPDWGFTLFGKRHSLNPGPFNHKENMLIYILANLSFLTRLSADVLTEQRVFYGLKAGWGFEILATLTSILFGFALSGLTRSVVVEPKSLVWPGVLGNTALNAALHTPRQEVIAGKLSRYHFFILAFVASFCWYWFPDFIFPALGYFTWICWIAPKNPVVNQVFGMKSGLGLLPFTFDWSQIAYIGSPLVVPVWAILNVLASLVFWIYIISPALYYSNTWFSAHLPLQSNSIFDNTGEVFNVSKVVNKKDGFTFDHDLYARYSDIYLPVTYALNTFGLSFATISSLFVWLFLEKRRDLARTFRDACKSLTLKNTSTRDRLQPQYDAVPLWWYTTAALVALGIGIFTYEYYPVQLRWYGVIFGMVVSSVFFIPLAWVYATSNIKIQIDIFCRIIAGYVWEGKVLANIWFFNVGYISGIKGLAFSQDLKLGIYCGIPPRSLFLVQVVGLIVGTLGQVSVLNWALGNIPNVCNAKLAPNGFTCPFSRTHFNTSMVWGALGPRRFFEPGALYRPLLWFFLVGALLPVVVYLLRTKAFPHVNWLKKIHVPLFLGGLNYIPPASGVNYGSWALFGLLFGALIKKRKASWWHRFNFVLSSALDCSVAIAGIVIFFAIFYTGAADNFSWWGTNVHKDTCDWKSCPYKALAKGQTFGP, from the exons ATGACTGCGTCCGTTGAGAAAGGTCTTGCTGACGCAGAAGTGGCCGCTCCAAACGAGGGCCTGGTCCGACCAGAGACTTCTTCAG GCGAATCTGTTGAAGAAGTCCTGTCAGCGGCTGGCGTGGgcttcaaggatgatgatccAACTCTGCCATGCCTCACCCTTCGCATGTGGACAATCGGCATTGCCTTCTGTCTTGTAGGCAGTGGCGTGAACACTTTGTACACGTTGAGGTTCCCATCCATCAGTCTTTCGCAATCCGCAATCCAGTTCCTCGCGTATCCTGTCGGCAAGGCATGGGAGTACGCGATACCGGACTGGGGGTTCACCTTGTTTGGCAAGCGACATAGCCTAAACCCTGGACCCTTTAATCATAAG GAGAACATGCTTATCTACATCTTGGCCAacctcagcttcttgaccCGATTGAGCGCCGATGTCCTTACTGAACAGCGCGTCTTCTACGGCCTCAAGGCAGGATGGGGCTTCGAGATCCTCGCAACACTCACATCCATCCTGTTCGGCTTTGCTCTGTCAGGCTTGACGCGATCGGTAGTTGTCGAACCGAAGAGCCTCGTTTGGCCAGGCGTGCTTGGAAACACAGCTCTCAACGCAGCCTTGCATACTCCACGCCAGGAGGTGATCGCTGG CAAGCTATCTCGTTACCACTTCTTTATCCTCGCCTTCGTCGCCTCTTTCTGTTGGTATTGGTTCCCTGATTTCATCTTCCCTGCCTTGGGATACTTTACATGGATCTGCTGGATTGCCCCCAAGAACCCTGTCGTCAACCAGGTGTTTGGCATGAAGAGTGGACTGGGGTTGTTGCCCTTCACCTTCGACT GGAGTCAAATCGCCTACATCGGATCACCACTTGTAGTCCCAGTCTGGGCTATCCTCAACGTTCTCGCCTCGCTTGTCTTCTGGATCTACATCATTAGCCCTGCGCTCTACTACTCGAACACCTGGTTCTCGGCCCACCTGCCGCTACAAAGCAATTCAATCTTCGACAATACCGGAGAAGTCTTCAATGTCTCGAAGGTTGTCAATAAGAAAGATGGCTTCACCTTTGATCATGATCTGTATGCGCGGTACTCTGAT ATTTATCTCCCAGTAACATATGCGCTTAACACTTTCGGTCTGTCGTTCGCCACCATCTCGTCTCTCTTTGTCTGGCTCTTTCTCGAGAAGCGCCGGGATTTAGCGAGGACATTCCGCGACGCATGCAAATCTTTGACGTTGAAGAACACTTCCACACGCGACAGACTACAGCCCCAATATGATGCAGTTCCGCTTTGGTGGTACACGACCGCTGCCCTCGTAGCATTGGGTATCGGTATCTTCACCTATGAGTACTACCCCGTTCAGCTGCGTTGGTACGGCGTGATTTTCGGCATGGTAGTgtcttctgtcttcttcatccct CTCGCTTGGGTGTATGCTACgagcaacatcaagatccaAATTGATATCTTCTGTCGCATCATCGCTGGTTACGTCTGGGAAGGCAAGGTCCTGGCCAACATCTGGTTCTTTAACGTTGGATACATCTCGGGTATTAAGGGACTTGCTTTCTCACAAGACTTGAAGCTTGGCATCTACTGCGGT ATCCCTCCCCgaagcctcttcttggttCAAGTAGTTGGCCTTATCGTCGGAACTCTTGGTCAAGTGTCCGTCCTCAACTGGGCACTCGGAAACATCCCCAACGTTTGCAATGCCAAACTTGCTCCGAACGGCTTCACTTGTCCCTTCTCTCGAACTCATTTCAACACAAGCATGGTCTGGGGGGCCCTAGGTCCCCGTCGCTTCTTCGAGCCAGGCGCTCTTTACAGACCCTTGCTCTGGTTCTTCCTGGTCGGAGCTCTTCTTCCCGTCGTCGTATACCTCCTTCGAACCAAGGCCTTCCCTCATGTCAattggctgaagaagatccatGTGCCGTTATTCCTAGGCGGCTTGAACTATATCCCGCCTGCATCCGGTGTTAACTATGGTAGCTGGGCTTTGTTTGGTCTGTTATTTGGCGCTCTTATtaagaagcgcaaggcaaGCTGGTGGCATCGATTCAATTTTGTTCTGAGCTCCGCTCTGGATTGCTCGGTCGCTATCGCCGGCATCGTCATCTTTTTCGCCATTTTCTACACCGGCGCCGCGGATAATTTCAGCTGGTGGGGAACCAACGTGCACAAG GATACCTGCGATTGGAAGAGTTGTCCTTACAAAGCGTTAGCGAAAGGGCAGACCTTTGGACCCTAG
- a CDS encoding probable PTR2-Di-and tripeptide permease → MAQNHEDLAAELHEELGERVPAEKKTDLAGGYIAPSIDEKKSLDKQHYASDPEFGTTPDGEEPNDHEKATLRRVGENLPASAFLIAVVELTERFTYYGAQGLFQNYISNSPTGADGAKGLGMGHQAATGLNLFFQWFCYVTPILGAIIADQYLGKYRTILVFCGFYWVGLIILWTTSLPVAMEHGAGKAGYIVAIIVIGLGTGGIKSNIAPLIADQYQRRRMAIRTEKNGERVVIDPAITYQRIYMIFYWCINVGALSLLATPFMEKYKGFWTAYLMCFCMFNVGIVTLVLRRKTFVNRPPQGSVITDAFKALGMMIAARNTDAAKPSWREANGKTKVVPWNDHFVDELKRALRACKVFIFYPIFWVCYGQFSTNFVTQAGQMQGHGVPNDLMQNFDPISILVFTPLIEKVLYPILRRAGIELRPIARITIGFWLAALCLAYAAIVQHIIYSAGPCYEHPGECAAGKDGDTTLPNNVHIAIQTPAYIFIGISEIFISVTGLEYAYTKAPPSMKSFVQSIYLFTNAFGSAIAEALVSEAKDPNFLWLYTGVGVSSFVTGCIFYAIFRHYDAQEDAMYDLDRDEPTLTHNGIEPKTVDHQ, encoded by the exons ATGGCCCAGAATCACGAGGATTTGGCCGCCGA GCTCCACGAGGAGTTAGGTGAACGCGTGcccgccgagaagaagactgaTCTCGCCGGTGGCTATATCGCCCCTTCtattgatgagaagaagtctcTCGACAAGCAACACTATGCTTCTGATCCTGAGTTTGGCACCACTCCCGATGGCGAGGAGCCCAATGACCATGAGAAGGCGACTCTTCGACGTGTAGGAGAGAACCTCCCTGCTTCAGCCTTCCTCATCGCCGTTGTTGAGTTGACGGAACGATTCACCTACTATGGTGCTCAGGGTCTTTTCCAGAACtacatctccaacagccCGACAGGCGCAGATGGTGCCAAGGGTCTTGGAATGGGCCACCAGGCTGCTACTggtctcaacctcttcttccaATGGTTCTGCTACGTGACTCCCATTCTCGGTGCCATCATCGCCGATCAGTACCTCGGAAAGTATAGGACTATCTTGGTCTTCTGCGGTTTCTACTGGGTTGGTCTCATCATCCTTTGGACTACATCACTACCTGTTGCTATGGAACATGGTGCTGGAAAGGCTGGGTACATCGTTGCTATCATCGTTATTGGTCTCGGAACCGGTGGTATCAAATCCAACATTGCGCCTCTCATTGCCGATCAGTACCAGCGACGCAGGATGGCTATCCGAACCGAGAAGAACGGCGAGCGCGTTGTCATCGACCCTGCTATCACCTACCAGCGCATCTACATGATCTTCTATTGGTGCATCAACGTCGGTGCCCTTTCACTGCTCGCTACCCCCTTCATGGAGAAGTACAAGGGTTTCTGGACCGCCTACCTCATGTGTTTCTGCATGTTCAACGTCGGTATCGTCACTCTGGTTCTCCGCCGAAAGACCTTTGTCAACCGCCCTCCCCAGGGTTCCGTTATCACTGATGCCTTCAAGGCTCTTGGTATGATGATTGCCGCACGCAACACCGATGCCGCCAAGCCCTCGTGGCGCGAGGCCAATGGAAAGACCAAGGTTGTCCCCTGGAACGACCACTTTGTCGACGAGCTTAAGCGTGCTCTCCGCGCCTGcaaggtcttcatcttctaccCCATCTTCTGGGTTTGCTACGGACAGTTCTCCACCAACTTCGTCACCCAGGCTGGTCAGATGCAAGGTCACGGTGTTCCCAACGATCTGATGCAAAACTTCGATCCCATCTCCATTCTGGTTTTCACTCCTCTCATCGAGAAGGTCTTGTATCCCATCCTTCGCCGAGCTGGTATTGAGCTTCGACCCATTGCACGAATCACTATTGGTTTCTGGCTCGCTGCTCTTTGTCTTGCCTACGCTGCTATCGTTCAGCACATCATCTACTCTGCTGGACCTTGTTACGAGCACCCCGGCGAATGTGCTGCCGGTAAAGACGGCGACACCACGCTTCCTAATAACGTGCACATCGCCATCCAGACACCCGCCTACATCTTCATCGGTATTTCTGAGATTTTCATCTCCGTTACTGGTCTCGAGTATGCCTACACCAAGGCTCCTCCCAGCATGAAGTCCTTCGTGCAGTCTATCTACCTCTTTACCAACGCCTTTGGATCTGCCATCGCCGAGGCTCTTGTTTCCGAAGCCAAGGACCCCAACTTCTTGTGGCTCTACACTGGCGTTGgtgtctcttctttcgtcACTGGATGCATCTTTTATGCTATCTTCCGACACTAcgatgctcaagaagatgccatGTATGATCTGGACAGGGATGAGCCAACTCTTACCCACAACGGCATTGAGCCCAAGACTGTGGACCACCAGTAA